One Hermetia illucens chromosome 4, iHerIll2.2.curated.20191125, whole genome shotgun sequence DNA segment encodes these proteins:
- the LOC119655757 gene encoding breast cancer metastasis-suppressor 1-like protein, producing MPVKNDGESDGEGDVSGAESDHSVSSHGQDHESSAEEVDEPDSDDFSDMDESECERRRIDCLDNLMNLEKQFFRLREQLYKERMNQVEVQLSEVRVGKSQEYLGPLQQLDENLKARKEVSEVLKKYRMENIMHKYLSEEQAARQHFDSEKQLAMDAIHEDLLEKIRRLEEDRHNVDISWADWGTNTRTSKVRGPGRKKAVTVSGPYIVYMLSEEDILEDWTIIRKALKRSAAANT from the exons ATGCCTGTAAAGAACGACGGCGAAAGTGATGGGGAAGGCGATGTTTCGGGAGCAGAGTCTGACCACTCTGTGTCCAGCCACGGCCAGGATCATGAATCCAGCGCCGAGGAAGTCGATGAACCCGATTCCGATGATTTCTCCGATATGGATGAAAGCGAGTGCGAAAGGCGGAGGATCGACTGCTTGGATAATTTGA TGAATCTAGAGAAACAATTCTTTCGTCTGCGCGAGCAACTCTACAAGGAGCGCATGAACCAAGTCGAAGTGCAGCTGTCTGAAGTGAGGGTGGGAAAGTCGCAGGAATACTTGGGGCCCCTGCAGCAACTGGATGAGAACCTGAAGGCGCGGAAGGAAGTGTCGGAGGTGCTGAAGAAATATCGCATGGAGAACATCATGCACAAGTACTTGTCGGAGGAGCAGGCTGCGCGGCAGCACTTTGAT AGCGAAAAGCAACTTGCCATGGATGCCATCCACGAAGATCTCCTTGAGAAAATCCGCCGTTTAGAAGAGGACCGCCACAATGTCGACATCTCCTGGGCCGACTGGGGTACAAATACGCGAACCAGTAAAGTTCGAGGTCCCGGGCGCAAGAAGGCTGTCACCGTGTCCGGCCCGTATATCGTTTACATGCTATCCGAAGAAGATATTCTCGAAGATTGGACCATAATACGGAAAGCATTGAAAAGATCTGCGGCCGCGAATACTTGA
- the LOC119654341 gene encoding exosome complex component RRP4, with amino-acid sequence MSTNVKFRLASDRVNTQILTGDRIPRLYTPGEVVTAQQSFMRGHGTYVEDDDIKASVAGVMEQVNKLISIKPLKSRYVGEIGDVVVARITEVQQKRWKVDTNSRLDSVLLLSSVNLPGGELRRRSAEDEQMMRKYLQEGDLISAEVQNIYDDGSLSLYTRSLKYGKLSQGILVKVFPSLIKRRKTHFHNLPCGVSIILGNNGFIWISPTSTSESENDGGFTQNLSEVIPRADREVIARLRNCILALAQCKMMLYDTSILYAFEESIKYEVHELLNQEAIFDVAFLTQHRLRLQEI; translated from the exons ATGTCAACAAACGTGAAATTCCGACTCGCTTCAGATCGAGTGAATACCCAAATATTAACAGGTGATCGAATTCCCCGCCTATACACTCCCGGCGAAGTTGTCACAGCTCAACAGAGTTTCATGCGAGGACATGGGACCTACGTCGAGGACGACGACATCAAAGCCTCCGTTGCGGGGGTCATGGAGCAGGTGAACAAGTTGATTTCCATTAAACCCTTGAAAAGCCGATATGTCGGCGAGATTGGGGATGTCGTTGTGGCAAGGATAACTGAAGTACAACAGAAGAGATGGAAG GTTGATACCAACTCTCGACTGGATTCCGTCCTTCTTCTGTCCTCCGTGAATCTCCCAGGAGGTGAACTGCGACGCCGTTCCGCCGAGGACGAACAAATGATGCGAAAGTACCTCCAGGAAGGCGATTTGATCTCCGCCGAAGTCCAGAACATCTACGACGACGGGAGCCTGTCCCTCTATACGCGAAGTTTGAAATACGGGAAACTGTCCCAGGGAATCCTGGTCAAGGTTTTCCCTTCGCTCATCAAGCGGCGCAAGACACATTTCCACAACCTTCCCTGCGGAGTCTCAATCATCCTCGGGAACAATGGTTTTATATGGATTTCACCCACATCGACTTCAGAAAGCGAGAACGATGGAGGCTTCACCCAGAATTTGTCGGAAGTGATTCCGCGTGCAGATCGGGAGGTGATTGCGAGGCTGCGGAATTGCATCCTGGCCCTGGCGCAGTGCAAGATGATGCTCTACGACACGAGCATTTTGTACGCGTTCGAGGAGTCGATTAAGTACGAAGTGCACGAGCTGCTGAATCAGGAGGCGATTTTCGATGTAGCCTTTCTGACGCAGCATCGACTGAGGCTGCAGGAGATATGA